In Halobaculum sp. XH14, a single genomic region encodes these proteins:
- a CDS encoding DUF7319 domain-containing protein — MSDPADAPAEDRDERSASPAVRDEQGGAAATADPDLDALRAEVEEKYDFDDFSPADMAEMTGAEWEAAFDADSWITGRDLLDRVEKDLQLRIADRTVFAVLERRRDPESIVAYSDEGYAIVYPDGSVEGEGTVLRDVKPSVALCSMDSYEVREPPEEYELPTPDEVESGTGEFGNRMLQAVAAGQILAGLGLAAAWLVSLLPGSPLAFIPFLPEFSLTTIVAPVMATFFLVVGVFLFAVVANARLSDRFRSEEYRDRLRAAGITDGDGPEFASFEEVAEEALAEARERQSRAEDRTTSGLGGDADGPAETEG; from the coding sequence ATGAGCGACCCCGCCGACGCGCCGGCCGAGGACCGCGATGAGCGGTCGGCATCCCCGGCGGTCCGGGACGAGCAGGGCGGCGCGGCAGCAACCGCCGACCCCGACCTCGACGCGCTTCGCGCCGAGGTGGAGGAGAAGTACGACTTCGACGACTTCTCCCCGGCCGACATGGCCGAGATGACGGGCGCGGAGTGGGAGGCCGCGTTCGACGCGGACTCGTGGATCACCGGGCGCGACCTGCTCGACCGCGTCGAGAAGGACCTCCAGTTGCGAATCGCGGATCGGACGGTGTTCGCCGTGCTGGAGCGGCGACGTGACCCCGAATCGATCGTCGCCTACTCCGACGAGGGGTACGCGATCGTCTACCCCGACGGCAGCGTCGAGGGCGAGGGGACGGTCCTCAGGGACGTCAAGCCGTCCGTCGCCCTCTGTTCGATGGACTCCTACGAGGTCCGGGAGCCGCCCGAGGAGTACGAACTGCCGACGCCCGATGAGGTGGAGTCGGGAACGGGCGAGTTCGGGAACCGGATGCTCCAGGCGGTCGCGGCCGGCCAGATCCTCGCCGGCCTCGGGCTGGCGGCGGCGTGGCTGGTCAGCCTGCTGCCCGGCAGCCCACTGGCTTTCATTCCGTTCCTCCCGGAGTTCTCCCTCACGACCATCGTGGCACCCGTGATGGCGACGTTCTTCCTCGTCGTCGGCGTGTTCCTGTTCGCGGTCGTCGCCAACGCCCGGCTCTCGGATCGCTTCCGATCCGAGGAGTACCGCGATCGGCTGCGGGCGGCGGGGATCACCGACGGCGACGGCCCCGAGTTCGCGTCCTTCGAGGAGGTAGCGGAGGAGGCGCTTGCCGAGGCACGAGAGCGCCAGAGCCGCGCCGAGGACCGGACGACTTCCGGGCTCGGAGGGGACGCCGACGGACCTGCCGAAACCGAGGGATAG
- a CDS encoding DUF7321 family protein, which yields MVADWVVATVALLLVTASFPFYLYGAWILLDRDQDNVTWELLVRHLSVILPGLVLTTIPVALWMAPRLPGQLGGLSAVHAFLGLQAYALLVFGLTGIVRIFQVKREADLYRDPGPDVNLNDLHEHMGAWRGRLRLGVFGYTLFWLLAYLVGLYRYYLRYVA from the coding sequence ATGGTCGCAGACTGGGTCGTGGCCACCGTCGCGCTGCTGCTGGTCACGGCGAGTTTCCCGTTCTACCTCTACGGCGCGTGGATCCTGCTCGACCGTGACCAGGACAACGTGACCTGGGAACTGCTGGTTCGCCACCTCTCCGTTATCCTTCCCGGGCTGGTTCTCACGACGATTCCGGTCGCGCTCTGGATGGCACCGCGCCTGCCCGGCCAGCTCGGCGGGCTGTCGGCCGTGCACGCCTTCCTCGGCCTCCAGGCGTACGCGCTGCTCGTGTTCGGGCTCACGGGAATCGTGCGCATCTTCCAGGTGAAACGCGAGGCCGACCTCTACCGGGACCCGGGCCCCGACGTGAACCTGAACGACCTCCACGAGCACATGGGCGCCTGGCGCGGCCGGTTGCGCCTCGGCGTGTTCGGCTACACGCTCTTCTGGCTCTTGGCGTACCTCGTCGGCCTGTATCGGTACTACCTCCGGTACGTCGCCTGA
- the nth gene encoding endonuclease III: protein MGTALDSREDQVAELLDRLYEAYPDTDISLDFSTRLELLVAVVLSAQCTDERVNETTPELFDKYPTAADYAAADEQELADDIYGITFHNSKAGYLKGIGEILTKEHDGEVPDTMSALTDLPGVGRKTANVVLQHAHDVVEGIVVDTHVQRLSRRLAITGEERPDAIERDLVDVVPKEDWRMFTHLLISHGRATCTARNPDCEDCVLADICPSERGDSAVDLANGEAW from the coding sequence ATGGGAACGGCGCTCGACTCGCGCGAGGACCAGGTCGCCGAACTGCTCGACAGGCTCTACGAGGCGTACCCCGACACGGACATCTCGCTCGACTTCTCGACGCGGCTCGAACTGCTCGTCGCGGTCGTCCTCTCGGCCCAGTGTACCGACGAACGGGTGAACGAGACGACGCCGGAACTGTTCGACAAGTATCCGACCGCCGCCGACTACGCCGCGGCCGACGAGCAGGAACTGGCCGACGACATCTACGGCATCACGTTCCACAACAGCAAGGCTGGCTACCTGAAGGGGATCGGCGAGATCCTGACCAAGGAGCACGACGGCGAGGTGCCGGACACCATGTCGGCGCTCACGGACCTGCCGGGCGTGGGTCGCAAGACGGCGAACGTCGTCCTCCAGCACGCCCACGACGTCGTCGAGGGAATCGTCGTCGACACGCACGTCCAGCGGCTCTCGCGGCGGCTCGCCATCACGGGGGAGGAGCGACCCGACGCGATCGAGCGTGACCTGGTCGACGTCGTCCCGAAGGAGGACTGGCGGATGTTCACCCATCTGCTCATCAGCCACGGCCGGGCGACCTGTACGGCGCGGAACCCGGACTGCGAGGACTGCGTGCTCGCGGACATCTGTCCGTCCGAGCGCGGCGATTCGGCGGTCGACCTGGCGAACGGCGAGGCGTGGTAG